Proteins encoded together in one Procambarus clarkii isolate CNS0578487 chromosome 11, FALCON_Pclarkii_2.0, whole genome shotgun sequence window:
- the LOC138363551 gene encoding spidroin-1-like yields the protein MGEQGESSIGGQGESGMGGQGKSGMGGQGESSMGLQGESCMGGQGESGMGGQGEPGMGGQGESGMGGQGESGMGGQGESGMGRQGESGMGGQGESGMGRQGESSIRGQGESGMGGQGESGMGGQGESGMGGQGESGMGRQGDSSMGGQGESDMGG from the coding sequence ATGGGAGAGCAGGGAGAGTCTAGCAtaggagggcagggagagtctggcatgggagggcagggaaagtctggcatgggagggcagggagagtctagCATGGGTTTGCAGGGAGAGTCttgcatgggagggcagggagagtctggcatgggaggaCAGGGAGAGcctggcatgggagggcagggagagtctggcatgggagggcagggagagtctggcatgggagggcagggagagtctggcatgggaaggcagggagagtctggcatgggagggcagggagagtctggcatgggaaGGCAGGGAGAGTCTAGCAtaagagggcagggagagtctggcatgggagggcagggagagtctggcatgggagggcagggagagtctggcatgggagggcagggagagtctggcatgggaaGGCAGGGAGACTctagcatgggagggcagggagagtctgacatgggagggtag